Proteins encoded in a region of the Paracoccus alcaliphilus genome:
- a CDS encoding glutathionylspermidine synthase family protein — MEKISLPERPDWRDTAKEVGFTFADMHGEPYWDESSAYRFSLRQIEQDIEDPATELHAMCREAVAGIVASEALMDRLGIPEEHRDLVADSWQRNEPEIYGRMDLAYDGTGPAKLLEYNADTPTSLYESAAFQWQWLEEQLAAGVLPEGADQFNGIHEALVARLGDLFESGTDLHFTAAAGNPEDYATVESMGWAAREAGLGAHYSDLDKIGLSDEGQFLDAENRVIGTLFKLYPWEDLLRDDYARHIKGSGCMFLEPAWKALVSNKGLLPVLWQMFEGHPNLLPAFFADDVADALVAGGRPVPAVAAAFDRAAEQMRRGHVVKPIFSREGASVSIVEDGTVTEASPSNDYDQHPRVVQAYAPLPEFDGFRPVIGAWIVGHACTGMGLREDRLRITQDLSRFKPHFIAD; from the coding sequence ATGGAAAAGATCTCTCTGCCCGAACGCCCCGACTGGCGCGATACCGCGAAGGAAGTCGGCTTCACCTTTGCCGACATGCACGGCGAACCCTATTGGGACGAAAGCTCGGCCTATCGCTTTTCGCTGCGGCAGATCGAGCAGGATATCGAGGACCCCGCGACCGAATTGCACGCCATGTGCCGCGAGGCCGTGGCCGGGATCGTGGCCAGCGAGGCGCTGATGGACCGGCTGGGCATCCCCGAGGAACATCGTGATCTGGTCGCCGACAGCTGGCAGCGCAACGAGCCCGAAATCTATGGCCGGATGGATCTGGCCTATGACGGGACCGGCCCGGCCAAGCTGCTGGAATACAATGCCGACACCCCGACATCGCTGTATGAAAGCGCCGCGTTCCAATGGCAATGGCTGGAGGAGCAACTGGCGGCGGGTGTGCTGCCCGAGGGGGCCGACCAGTTCAACGGCATCCACGAGGCCCTGGTCGCGCGGCTTGGCGATCTGTTCGAATCCGGCACGGATCTGCATTTCACCGCCGCCGCCGGCAACCCCGAGGATTACGCCACGGTCGAATCCATGGGCTGGGCCGCGCGCGAAGCCGGGCTGGGCGCACATTACAGCGATCTGGACAAGATCGGCCTCAGCGACGAGGGCCAGTTTCTGGACGCGGAAAACCGGGTGATCGGAACGCTGTTCAAGCTTTATCCGTGGGAGGATCTGCTGCGCGACGATTATGCGCGCCATATCAAGGGCTCGGGCTGCATGTTCCTGGAACCGGCATGGAAGGCGCTGGTCTCGAACAAGGGGCTGCTGCCGGTGCTGTGGCAGATGTTCGAAGGTCATCCGAACCTGCTGCCCGCCTTCTTTGCCGATGACGTGGCCGATGCGCTGGTCGCGGGCGGCAGGCCGGTGCCCGCCGTGGCGGCGGCCTTTGACCGCGCGGCGGAACAGATGCGGCGCGGCCATGTGGTCAAGCCGATCTTTTCACGCGAAGGCGCCTCGGTCAGCATCGTCGAGGACGGCACGGTCACCGAAGCCTCGCCCAGCAACGATTATGACCAGCATCCGCGCGTGGTGCAGGCCTATGCGCCGCTGCCGGAATTCGACGGTTTCCGCCCGGTGATCGGCGCATGGATCGTGGGTCACGCCTGCACCGGCATGGGCCTGCGCGAAGACCGTTTGCGCATTACCCAGGACCTGTCCCGTTTCAAACCGCATTTCATCGCCGACTGA
- a CDS encoding GumC family protein, which produces MARLERHHADSSNQHLIADELKLSSVLSQMASFLVRNRRLLAGFVNGSVLLCAILALTTEKRYRTTLLLMADPPLQSPLETTEQTKRDETSFVESQIYILESRDILQAVLEAADLEATREYSQSEPSLISRAIGAVKSLLPTSAGESGDEGGQPVESHALRELRKNIGASRKGDTNVIGIDVTSTSARRAAQIANAMGDAFIANRQAAQLERAERLAQWLDGRVVSLRQQLSGAEDAVTSYRIEHKLISGDPGTTLSEQQLFEMNAELIRTRAVLAEKRAAYERAMQLLEDGGDIQSLPQVQDSDLITLVREKLIQIKLREAELARMNATDPRREAIANERRAVEAELAAEIGRTVRMIGHEVETLEAREALVAAALAEAGNRSGVENRSIVELRELERVAQAYQALYERYLGSTGLVDETISYLSSGVEIVEPAAVPRNPSYPPTKLLLIWGLLLGVALGVVAALLREALRPGFLSSAQAEADLGVPVLGAVPGAGASRPQIDAAIRSLRMRLGLTARRDGPLRLLLTSARDGDGEDALAEALARSAAAAGASVLLIDADWTHVGLTARLGLQAKTGLAEALRGASDAECQHPLTGCPGATVLPLGKWDSAVSDDVAGAAMKSLLARVSAAHDLVIVIAPSVRGDADAPLLARFCDGVAVVARWAVTPRAAVAMALDQFKGVARPGLVLTDMNRRQARHFGEPVSRHAPG; this is translated from the coding sequence ATGGCGCGTTTGGAAAGGCATCATGCCGATTCAAGCAATCAGCATCTGATTGCGGATGAGCTGAAGCTTTCCTCGGTCCTGTCGCAAATGGCCTCGTTTCTGGTCCGCAATCGCCGGTTATTGGCCGGTTTCGTGAACGGTTCGGTCCTGCTTTGTGCAATTCTGGCGCTGACGACCGAAAAACGCTATCGCACGACATTGTTGCTGATGGCGGACCCGCCGCTGCAAAGCCCGCTGGAAACCACCGAACAGACAAAGCGCGACGAAACCTCTTTCGTGGAAAGCCAGATCTATATTCTGGAATCGCGCGATATTTTGCAGGCCGTGCTGGAGGCCGCCGATCTGGAGGCGACCAGGGAATACAGCCAGTCCGAACCTTCGCTGATTTCCCGTGCCATCGGCGCGGTCAAAAGCCTGCTGCCGACAAGCGCGGGCGAGAGTGGGGACGAGGGCGGCCAGCCGGTTGAATCCCATGCGCTGCGGGAATTGCGCAAGAATATCGGGGCCAGCCGCAAGGGCGATACGAATGTGATCGGCATCGACGTGACCTCGACCTCGGCGCGGCGGGCGGCGCAGATCGCCAATGCGATGGGCGACGCCTTCATCGCCAACCGGCAGGCGGCGCAGCTGGAACGGGCAGAGCGGCTGGCGCAATGGCTGGACGGGCGCGTCGTCAGCCTGCGCCAGCAACTGTCGGGGGCCGAGGATGCCGTCACCAGCTATCGCATCGAGCACAAGCTGATTTCCGGCGATCCGGGCACGACGCTGAGCGAACAGCAACTGTTCGAGATGAACGCCGAACTGATCCGCACCCGCGCCGTGCTGGCGGAAAAGCGGGCGGCATATGAGCGGGCGATGCAATTGCTGGAGGATGGCGGCGATATCCAGTCGCTGCCGCAGGTTCAGGATTCCGATCTGATCACCCTCGTTCGCGAAAAGCTGATCCAGATCAAGCTGCGCGAGGCCGAACTGGCCCGCATGAACGCCACCGATCCGCGCCGCGAGGCCATCGCCAATGAGCGTCGCGCGGTCGAGGCCGAACTGGCCGCCGAGATCGGCCGCACCGTGCGCATGATCGGCCACGAGGTCGAAACTCTTGAGGCGCGCGAGGCGCTGGTGGCGGCGGCCCTGGCCGAGGCGGGCAACCGCTCGGGCGTCGAAAACCGCAGCATCGTCGAGCTGCGCGAGCTGGAGCGCGTGGCGCAGGCCTATCAGGCGCTTTACGAGCGTTATCTGGGCAGCACCGGGTTGGTGGATGAGACGATCAGCTATCTCTCCAGCGGGGTCGAGATCGTCGAGCCAGCCGCCGTGCCGCGCAATCCCAGCTATCCGCCGACCAAGCTGCTGCTGATCTGGGGCCTGTTGCTGGGCGTGGCGCTGGGGGTCGTCGCCGCCCTGCTGCGCGAGGCGCTGCGTCCCGGCTTCCTGTCCAGCGCACAGGCCGAGGCCGATCTGGGCGTGCCGGTGCTGGGCGCTGTGCCGGGGGCGGGGGCCAGTCGGCCCCAGATCGACGCTGCCATTCGCAGCCTGCGCATGCGGCTGGGCCTGACGGCGCGGCGCGACGGGCCCTTGCGGCTGCTGCTGACCTCGGCCCGGGACGGGGATGGCGAGGATGCGCTGGCCGAGGCGCTGGCCCGTTCCGCCGCCGCAGCCGGTGCCTCGGTCCTGTTGATCGACGCGGACTGGACCCATGTCGGGCTGACCGCCCGGCTGGGCCTGCAAGCCAAGACCGGACTGGCCGAGGCGCTGCGCGGCGCCAGCGATGCCGAATGCCAGCACCCCTTGACGGGGTGTCCCGGTGCGACCGTGCTGCCCTTGGGCAAATGGGACAGCGCGGTGTCGGATGACGTGGCGGGCGCTGCGATGAAGTCGCTGCTGGCGCGGGTATCGGCGGCGCATGATCTGGTGATCGTTATCGCACCTTCGGTTCGGGGGGATGCCGATGCGCCGCTGCTGGCGCGGTTCTGCGACGGTGTGGCCGTGGTCGCGCGATGGGCGGTCACGCCACGCGCGGCGGTGGCGATGGCGCTGGATCAGTTCAAGGGCGTGGCGCGGCCCGGGCTTGTGCTGACCGACATGAACCGCAGGCAGGCGCGCCATTTCGGCGAGCCGGTCAGCCGCCATGCACCCGGCTGA